In Anaerobacillus isosaccharinicus, one genomic interval encodes:
- the uvsE gene encoding UV DNA damage repair endonuclease UvsE, which translates to MKLGYACLNVTLGLKMRTCRMKTVELEGMAKVKELTLHNLVSVLRILQWNHEQNIKFFRVSSDIVPFGSHEILTWEWWDDEDVLSLTKEIRAFQEKHQMRLSVHPGQYTIINSPNEKVITNAFRDLEYHYKLIALMGGTDMVIHVGGVYGDKDEAKKRYVENYKKLSPEIKKMLILENDDKSFHVKDVLDINEEIGVPVCFDIHHHYCNPYKDIEIDLLLDKVVATWKNIRLPKMHISSGRNSKTDTAHHDYILKEDFNTFTHLLGDRKTDLMFEAKMKELTVLKIREGL; encoded by the coding sequence ATGAAGCTTGGTTACGCTTGTTTAAATGTTACGCTTGGACTTAAAATGAGGACATGTAGAATGAAAACTGTAGAACTAGAGGGAATGGCAAAAGTAAAAGAGTTAACTTTACATAATTTAGTATCTGTCCTCAGAATTCTTCAGTGGAATCATGAACAAAATATCAAATTTTTTCGGGTTAGTAGCGATATTGTTCCATTTGGGAGTCATGAAATTTTAACGTGGGAGTGGTGGGACGATGAAGACGTATTAAGTCTCACTAAGGAAATAAGAGCGTTTCAGGAAAAACATCAAATGAGGTTATCTGTTCATCCTGGTCAATATACGATTATTAATTCACCAAATGAAAAAGTGATCACTAACGCATTCCGGGACTTGGAGTATCACTATAAGCTAATTGCTTTAATGGGTGGAACCGATATGGTCATCCACGTTGGAGGTGTTTATGGTGATAAAGATGAAGCCAAAAAACGTTATGTTGAAAACTATAAAAAGCTAAGTCCTGAAATTAAAAAGATGTTAATTTTGGAAAATGATGATAAGTCATTTCATGTTAAAGATGTATTAGATATAAATGAAGAAATAGGTGTTCCCGTTTGTTTTGATATTCACCACCATTATTGCAACCCATATAAGGACATTGAAATTGATCTGTTACTAGACAAGGTCGTTGCTACATGGAAAAATATTCGTTTGCCTAAAATGCACATTAGCTCGGGCAGAAATTCAAAAACAGATACAGCCCATCATGATTATATTTTAAAAGAAGATTTTAATACGTTTACCCACTTACTTGGCGACCGAAAGACGGATTTAATGTTTGAAGCGAAAATGAAAGAGTTAACGGTTTTAAAGATTAGAGAAGGTTTGTAG